CACGAGCTGGTTGTTCTCGACGTCGATGCGGAGATCCTCGCGGGCCACGCCGGGGACGTCGGCCGTGATCTCGTAGGCTTCGGGCGTCTCGCGCACGTTGACCCGGGGCGCCCAGAACGTCGTGGTCGTGGGGGTCGAGAAGTAATCGTCGCCGAAGAGCTTCTCGAGCTCGCTGCGCAGTCTTGTGAATGGCACCAGGCTCAGGGTCGACATGGCAAACCTCCTACTTGAATGATGATCCATTTTCCTTACCTGCTTCCAATCTAGTACCTTGAGCTGTTCATTGTCAAGTAACCTGCAAGAAAAAGGCTGCCGAGCGTTGCGCCCGACAGCCGCGGAGTGATGCGCCGCGCTATTCCTGCGACTCCTCCTGCTCGCGGTTGGCGACCTTGTCGGGCATCTTGTCCAGCTGAGCGGTGATGGTCTTCTTCTGGCCTTCGCGGGATACCAGGAGCTTCACCGTGTCGCCCTTCTTGTGGCGGGCGATGGCCCAGATGAGCTCGGAGGCCGAGTGAATCTTCTTGCCGTCGACCTCGAGGATGATGTCGCCCGCCTGGAGGCCGACCTTCTCGGCGGGGCTGCCCTTGGTGACTTCCTTGACCAGGGCGCCCGAGTCGGCCGGGAAGAACATCTTGCCGCGCTCCTCCGGCAGGTCCTGGACGCCCACGCCGAGCCAGGGCCGCTCGACCGTGCCCTTGGCCTTGAGCTGCGGCACCACGTCCATGACGGTGGAAACGGGTATCGCGAAGCCGATGCCCTGGCCTTCGCGCGCGACCGCCGTGTTGACGCCTATGACCTGTCCGCGCAGGTTGAGGAGCGGCCCGCCCGAGTTGCCGGGGTTGATGGGCGCGTCGGTCTGGAGGAAGTTGACCCGGGGATTGACGTTGACGTCGCGGTTCATCGCCGAGAGGATGCCCGACGTCACGGTGTGCTGCAGGCCCAGGGGGCTGCCGATCGCCACGACCCACTCACCGACGCGCAGCGTCGCCGGATCGGCCAGCGGCAGCGTGGGCAGGCCCCTGGCGTCGATCTTCACCAGGGCCAGATCGGTGCCGGGATCCTTGCCGACGACCTTGCCCTTGTGCTTCTTGCCGTCCGGCATCGTGACGGTGAGTTCGGAGGCACCGGCCACGACGTGGTTGTTGGTCACGATCAAGCCGTCGGACTCGATGACGAAGCCAGAGCCCACGCCCTTGCGCATGAAGAACGGCTTCTGGTCCCGATCTTGCATGCCGAATGGCGAACCGCCCCCGAAGAACGGATCCTGGAAGAACTGGTGGTATTCGTAGAACGGGTTGCGCTGGCGAGTCACGGTATCGATGTTGACGACCGCCGGCCCGACTTTCTCGACCAGGTCCGCGATGATCTCGGGCGGTCCCGACAAGGTCCTGGCCGGCTCGGTGGCCGCCGCAGCGGCCGGGGCGGCCTGCGCGGGCAGGAGCAGCGGCGGCTTGAGCAGCATCACGGCCGCCGTCCCACCGGCGCCTCCGGCGAACCCTACCGCCAACGTGACCAGCCCGGACACGAACTTGTTGCCCATCCTTGCCTCCAGCCAAAAGGGGGATTCGCAGCCATGACTCTGCGACCTGCCAAAACGTTTCAGCTTCCCATGCTACCCGGACCTTGCGCGGCAAGAAAGGGAGAAATGCACAGGGCCCGCACCCGCGGGCCCCGTATCAGGAATGGTCTAGGACTTCTTGCCCGCCTCGTGGTTGCAGGGGTGCTTCATGCCGGCGGCGTGCTTGTGCTCGCACTTGTGGCCCTTCTTGCCGGCCTTGTGGTGCGGGCACTTCTCGCCCTTCTTGTGCTCGCACTTGTGACCCTTCTTGCCGGCCTTGTGGTGCTCGCAATGGTACTTGTCCTTGCCGGAGACGGCGGGCTTCCGCGGCGCTTCGGCGGCCGGGCGTTTCTCGGCGTCCGTC
This is a stretch of genomic DNA from Candidatus Tanganyikabacteria bacterium. It encodes these proteins:
- a CDS encoding Hsp20/alpha crystallin family protein; amino-acid sequence: MSTLSLVPFTRLRSELEKLFGDDYFSTPTTTTFWAPRVNVRETPEAYEITADVPGVAREDLRIDVENNQLVLRGRRKDEREDKTGTWHRVEKIYGEFERAFTLPTGLKKDDIKASLRDGILTVAVPKAEEARPRQVEIKIE
- a CDS encoding trypsin-like peptidase domain-containing protein, producing MGNKFVSGLVTLAVGFAGGAGGTAAVMLLKPPLLLPAQAAPAAAAATEPARTLSGPPEIIADLVEKVGPAVVNIDTVTRQRNPFYEYHQFFQDPFFGGGSPFGMQDRDQKPFFMRKGVGSGFVIESDGLIVTNNHVVAGASELTVTMPDGKKHKGKVVGKDPGTDLALVKIDARGLPTLPLADPATLRVGEWVVAIGSPLGLQHTVTSGILSAMNRDVNVNPRVNFLQTDAPINPGNSGGPLLNLRGQVIGVNTAVAREGQGIGFAIPVSTVMDVVPQLKAKGTVERPWLGVGVQDLPEERGKMFFPADSGALVKEVTKGSPAEKVGLQAGDIILEVDGKKIHSASELIWAIARHKKGDTVKLLVSREGQKKTITAQLDKMPDKVANREQEESQE